In the Silene latifolia isolate original U9 population chromosome 1, ASM4854445v1, whole genome shotgun sequence genome, TCTTGCTTTAACTGTTTTATTTTGGCATTCTTTGATAAGGCGAGTCTTCAACTTTGTATCCTGTGAATCTTTCTTCAGAAAAATTAAGCGAATATCGCAATAATGCCACAGATGTGACTGAAGATCTTTGCAAAGGACAATACTACCCCTAACTCAAATCAATACAGCCATAGATACTAGAATTTGCAACTACTTGAGGTCATTACAATATGATGATGATCTTTCCAACTCTATTACATTAAAAATAATTCCCCATTGCCGTGTTTAACTCAGAAAGTTTATCGCGGATAAAAAGACCTGAAAGTAGCATCAATTTCCTCAATCTAAAGTCGAAAGTGACGTACAAAATTTGGCCAACCAAGAACAATGCTAAAAAGAGACTCATCTCTCATTCTTGATCACAGCATACATATTTGTATGATATAAGATACAAGTCATACAGCTGTAAACTGATATGGTCGTATGGACGTCCAAAAACAGAAACTGTTTACCAAAAAATCAATTTGGACGCGCAAATATTTGATTTAAGTAAATGCAAGTATTATATGCGGAAACAACGTATTTCCAGCAACTATTAGCAGCATCCTCCAATCAATTCACGTTCTTCATCAGAGCAGATTTCTGTCTTTTGGCTGGCGGAGACTCAAAGAGCTTTCGAATAGATGTAATAGGATCATCAACCTGTAAATACAGACACGGCACGATAATGGATGATAAGTGGTTAACAAGGATCCTTACAATACAGATTACAGATAAAATCTCTTATGAATTAATGAAAATCTTTAGTTAATTTTGGAATTTTCTTCTGCGTAGATATATAATGGATCACAGATAAAACAGAAAACAAAAAGATTTTATTCTCCAACCAAAGCTTCCAAAAGGAATATAATTGTTGGTCAACATTATCTGAAAACTAAGTGCTTGCTCGGATTGTGAGTAATTGTTATGGGGCTAATGGACGGGAAAAAAAGGAAAGTTGGAGAAAAGAGAGGGTAATAAAGAGAGAACGGTAATCCATTTTCCCTGTACGATAATACATTGTCCGTCCTTCACCACCTCGTCATCTTCCCTTTACCACCATCATTTACCTCCTTTTCTCCTTTGTTTTGGTCTCCAATACCCCTCTTAACAATTATCCAAAACACAAGCAAGAGATACAAGTTAACAGTGTCAGAGCGAATTTTCACTTTAAACAGAAGTCTGAAAGAGCATCCTGTTCAAACTTTATAGGTTAATACTTACCCTGATAAACGATGGAGACAAAGGAGAACCCTGATTATCTGGAAGTGAGAACACTTTTTCCTTCTGTAGAGCCGACAAAGTTTGTAGCCATCCAGGAGCTGTGGTGTTAGTGGATGTACCCCACGGACAAAAGTGTCTATGCTGCCGAACTGGGTGAAATTCCATCATTCTATCAGCACAATGCCTCCTTAGATCCTTATCTGAGCATAGATGATCATTTACATGTTAAGAGAGTATCATTTTCATGCTCATACTATAGTTTATCAAAATGAGGCGTGACAATACAGCACCAAATTTCTTACAAAGTGGAAGGGGCCTGAAGTCCTGAACCACTACTCAGGCACGGTGCCCCAGCTAACAGATAAACTAGGCCACTCGATGGTTGCCATCCGTTAACCACCAAAATCGTATGGGACAAAAATGTCATGGAGGTAGTATATCATAAGGAATAATGTAAATATACTTTTTTAAAACTATATTCCAAACAAATCTGATTAGACATTAAGGTTAAAAACTAGAAACTCCATATAATTTAAGCAAGTTACTGATCAAATTCCTACAAGTTTGACCCTTGGGAAATATGGACTATACTTTTGGCCACGGGAGTATCAAATGAGAATAAACTAAGTTCAGATCCAAGTTCCACGAGCCTTTTAGTGTCTTCGAAACGCAACGATCAACAATACAGCTACATGCCCGTGGACTACGTTTAATACTACCAAGTTGTCACTTGTCAACCTTATTGAGAGGCTGGTTCTAAGgcgtgtttttaaaaaaaaaaaaaaaaaaaagcaacagTACTCCAACTACTCAGATATAATGAATATTTGCTTTTCAACATTCAAAATATTCCGCTCACTCGCAATCCAAGAAAGAAGCTGACTAGCCACTGGCTCATGTCAGCCCTTTCCTACAATTTCGGTGCATATGAAGAAAACATGTTTGTAAAACCCATTACCATCAGTTGTTACTTGCTATGTGAGTGCCCCAAGGCCTTTCTGTCATTTTGTAATTCTGTAAGGTGTATTAATCAAAACTATGAGTGTCCCCAAGCTCTGCGCAAGGATGGAAGGTACAAAAAAAACTTGGCAAGGGCCAGCGTCTTTAGCCTCGACACCTTTGGCGTTCAAGATGGTACTAGAGTGTACTGTAATGTCTGATCTCCACTAACAGAAAAAATACTACTGTACAGTGTTATACATTACCTTTTAATATGACACTATAAATGCAAGGTGAAACACCTACAAGTTGGCCCTGGAAATTAGACCTTACGGCCAAATAAGTCGGCTGCACTAATGAATTATCAGTTTATATCAATAAGAGCTCTTCATGCAGGCGATTTTACACAAATGTCAGGTGTTATACAACTTACAAATGAGAACACTGTACATTTAGAAATTGACAATTGGGGGGGGTACAGGCAAGCAATACTAAACTAAGTAAAATAGAGACAGTCCTGTGAGTAACTATGACTGATAAAATGCAGTCAAAAATACATCAGTACCTATGTCCAAAGAGGCAGCAACACCAAACTGTATAGGTGATGACTAGGTAAAAATACTCCTACATTTATTAACGTATTTTGTTTCAAGACTTGTGCATATAGATTACAAGAAAGACTAAGTCAATATCCTTTGTTTGGATACCAAAGTGGAGGTGGAGAGATtttgaggggagggaaaataaATCTCTCTATTTTCATCCTCCAAGCCAAAGGAaagatttggaggaaaaactCCTCTCCCATTatcccttcccttcccttccttccccctccctccctttccctccaattTCTGTATCCAAGCAAGGCGTAAGGGTGTCTTTGGATTGGGGGATttggaggggaggggagggatgAGAAATCCTtcgtttggttagcaaaatggaggTGGAGGGATTTGGGGGcgagggaaattggatccctccatttccctcctcgAGGCTCCAAGCCAAATAATTTCCCCTCCAACAAAGGAATGATTCGGAGAAAAAATCACCTCCTCAATtctcccttcccttcccttccctccctttccctcctattttagtatccaaacaaggcctaaaATTCTGTGAACAATATTCTTGCAAAGGTAAAAAAGGGAGAGAACAGAAAATTTGAGACATTGTAATACAGGTATAATGGGAAATCTAGCATCTTTTTGCATTGGAAGGCTAAAACAAACTTTGTGAAAGAAAACACAGATTAAACATATATTTACACATGGAGAAACCAGAATTTAAGCTCACCTATAGTCGCAGAAGTAAAACCAGTTTTACATATGTCCTCAACTCCATCATCCTTTTGTCCATTGGTAGGAACATTTGATGTTTCCTGCCCGATCAACCATGTTATGACTAATTCAGTGAGGATTACTAGCATAACACCACAGAATGAGCCTTTTACTAGGAAAAAATTACCTTCGCCGATATTGTATCATCTATATGCATCAGCTGATCATTAGTAATATCATCACCAATTGTTGAAGTTAAACAACTTTGAACATCATTTGCATTTGATGTGTCATCATTATCGTGTGGATCTACACCAGACATACCAACATGTCAAAAATCAATTCGCCTATTAGAAAGTTTCTAAACTTACGGTATATCAGTTAGCTTTTATTAATACCTCTCCTCTCTTCATTGGGTAAGTTCTCGGTATTTCTGATTTCTGATGACAAGTAAGAAAATCTAGCTCTCACATTTCGACCAATAACAGGCAAAGAGATTGTCGCCTTGAAGTTCTGTTTCGCAGGTGGAGGACCACCAGCAATAGTCAGATTTAATGCAGGTGGACTTGATGTTGAAGTAGAATTTTTTGTCCCTGAAGGATCACTGCTTCCATTTCCGGAATGAGTAACAATTGCAGAGCTTTCGCTCTCATTAAGCTGTTCACCACCAAAATCTGAACTGCCAACAAATCTCACCATTTCTAGAGGCCGTGGAACTGTAACAAATGCCCAGAGTCCAACGCTTGCGCCACAAAGCTTGCAATCTAAGACAGTAGAACTTGGATCTTGATACGCACTCAAAGCCCCAGGATTTTCATTGTCCTTTGTGCTTTCATCAGAACCCGACACATATACACACAATTCATTCTTCTGCTCACCAGAAGCTTCATTTGACACACCAGTGAGATTATTATTGCTACCAGACAATTTATGTTTGTCACCACAATCGACGATGTACGGTAATAAACGAGGTTTCCATCCACACAAACTCAGTAGCCTATGTGCCTGTGCATCAGCATAAACTCCTGATTAATTAGAATTGTCGAAGAAAAAGAGAAGAGTCTATGTGTGGTGCGATGCTAACTACCCTAATGAATCAGCCTATGTTACTTTGACACTTCACTTTGGCTGCGTGTCGCATTTTTGACACCTCAACTTTCAAAACAACACGACACTAACAATTTATTTGTCCGAGAAACAACAAACTTTTTCGTCAAACAGGCGTGTCCATAGCTCGACACTCTGTCATGTCTGACAATTGCAGCCTAATCGAAGTGGGGCTAAAAAGCGTGAGAATTAATTACAGTTGGCAAGATTAAGGATAAACTCAGTGAAATACCCAGTTTTGAAGATAAGATTATTAATAAAACCTGATAATACGAGTCACCAGAGACTGCTTCCATATCAGTCCCAAAAGATTCTGTCCAAGTAGAGTCCTTGGGTCCTGTGCTACACTCCACTGCCACTGGCTGTTTGAGAAAATGTTCCAGCTGAGGATTTAGCATGCTCTCAATTGCTGAACTAGATATTAAAGGAAGAGCTGATAGTTGCAATAACGCAGATGAACGTTCTTTATACTCATCAACCAACAATGGCGCTGGCTTTGGGGGAAATAAAGCCAGACTTTCATCACAATCATTGTCAATCCATGGGCAAAGCGGCTTGTGTCCAGAATCCAACTGCAAGCTAAAGACTAAAGCTGCCTTTTCAACTACATGAAGCAAGAATAAAAGCAGAATAAATACATCACAATTTGTGAATATGTGCTTATGCTTACACATCCTCAGCTTTAACAGGAAAGAGGAAGCATAGCCAAGAAAGGTAAACATGCCTTGTTGCTGGTGccaagtggaaggagtagtgaatTGGAGACGTGCTCCACAAACTTCACAGGCTATTATGTCCATATCAACGTTAACCCAACCTCTCCGGGCACAACTTACAGCATCTACAGACTGTTAATATTGAAGGTCTTGCTTAGTATCTTCCACTCACCCCAGATCACCAATTTGTATAGCAGTATAAAAAAGATACTTGATCCAGAGAGTCAACAAAAAGAGAAAACCTCTACGTAAATGTATATCAAGCAACGAATGATAGTTCGCAATGATCAAGGGAAGAAAATAAAGCTAAAGACTGGTATGATACTTTTTAAAAATAAGTATAATTCAAATCTCTGAATCAGAAGAGTAGGCGAATAGCAGTCCCTTTATTTTATCTGGTTTAcccttattttctttttcttgttACAAGAAATTTTCAAATATGGGCTAATTAAGTGAAATGGAAAGAGTAGTTAAGAGACGCATCAGAAAGATTCTCAAGTGGTATAGTGTAATTATGCATATGTTTAACAAGCGGGTATGTTTAATTACATGAGCCAAATAATACAAGTCACAGAATCATCATGATGTTCAGTTGTTATCTAGCAGAGTCTTTCTTTCGATTATTCCTATTACAGCAAAATTCTGTGAAGTTACTTTCGTTAAAGCACATCCAAGAAG is a window encoding:
- the LOC141601578 gene encoding uncharacterized protein LOC141601578 encodes the protein MAEDPEKRFHTIMNKLFHSPKSNSSISSLRKVQGHKRPYAAMELNLKGDKIEGNSNPAQPPSCRPWDRADLMRRLATFKSMKWFAKPKSVDAVSCARRGWVNVDMDIIACEVCGARLQFTTPSTWHQQQVEKAALVFSLQLDSGHKPLCPWIDNDCDESLALFPPKPAPLLVDEYKERSSALLQLSALPLISSSAIESMLNPQLEHFLKQPVAVECSTGPKDSTWTESFGTDMEAVSGDSYYQAHRLLSLCGWKPRLLPYIVDCGDKHKLSGSNNNLTGVSNEASGEQKNELCVYVSGSDESTKDNENPGALSAYQDPSSTVLDCKLCGASVGLWAFVTVPRPLEMVRFVGSSDFGGEQLNESESSAIVTHSGNGSSDPSGTKNSTSTSSPPALNLTIAGGPPPAKQNFKATISLPVIGRNVRARFSYLSSEIRNTENLPNEERRDPHDNDDTSNANDVQSCLTSTIGDDITNDQLMHIDDTISAKETSNVPTNGQKDDGVEDICKTGFTSATIDKDLRRHCADRMMEFHPVRQHRHFCPWGTSTNTTAPGWLQTLSALQKEKVFSLPDNQGSPLSPSFIRVDDPITSIRKLFESPPAKRQKSALMKNVN